A single region of the Bacteroidales bacterium genome encodes:
- a CDS encoding Crp/Fnr family transcriptional regulator: MYDIISNSPFFRGLNPSEVESILGKISHSIKTFSKGQTIAQREEEVKNLCIVVAGSVKGEMVDFSGKILKIEEMFAPQPIAHAFLFGERNRYPVDVIALEDCKILFIPKPDVIRMLQQSDVILRNYLNAISNRAQFLSNKLWFLSFKTIKEKVAHYLLSLTKSDSKATILLPKSHQELAELFGVTRPSLARVFAELQDEGIITVNRREISIINRNRLLEMIR; encoded by the coding sequence ATGTATGACATAATATCAAATTCCCCTTTTTTTAGAGGGTTGAATCCTTCGGAAGTGGAATCAATACTGGGTAAGATATCCCATTCCATAAAAACATTTTCAAAAGGGCAAACCATCGCACAACGTGAGGAGGAGGTTAAAAATCTTTGCATTGTGGTTGCTGGAAGTGTTAAAGGCGAGATGGTCGATTTTTCTGGAAAAATCCTTAAAATAGAGGAGATGTTTGCTCCGCAACCCATTGCACACGCTTTTCTGTTTGGTGAACGGAATCGTTACCCAGTTGATGTGATTGCTTTAGAGGATTGTAAAATCCTTTTTATACCTAAACCGGATGTAATTCGTATGCTACAGCAGAGCGATGTAATACTTCGTAACTACCTAAATGCAATTTCGAATCGAGCACAATTCCTATCGAACAAGCTTTGGTTTCTCTCATTTAAAACGATTAAGGAGAAAGTGGCGCATTACCTGTTAAGTTTGACCAAGAGCGATTCTAAGGCTACCATTTTACTGCCCAAATCACATCAGGAGCTAGCAGAGCTTTTTGGAGTTACACGCCCCTCGTTGGCTAGGGTTTTTGCTGAGTTACAAGATGAGGGAATAATAACCGTAAATAGGAGGGAGATATCAATCATTAATAGGAATAGGCTGTTGGAGATGATAAGGTAA
- a CDS encoding T9SS type A sorting domain-containing protein, whose protein sequence is MKFKHLLKTTALTLLLIIAGKVGWGQAILTETFSYATPAYIGGNGAVGTSSNGWTTHSITTGQTTTVDINDVSLSYTGLVASTGNKVYLFSNANATSRDINTAFTSTATTLYFSALANIVDNSQINTTGDYFMSFGASSGSSAGSLGGRLGAKSVNGGLNFRFVIQNTSGGTPTWTDNGSDLSFGTTYLVVVKYDRTAIPTAATMWVNPATLGSTEPAGSVSNNSGTSTVTTLGSVCLRNSATTPKVEIDEIRVGTTFADVTPVPDVTPPTLSSTTPADEATGIALNLSSLSLTFSEDIAKGTGNIVVKKVSDDSVIETIDVTTGAVAISNSTATVTLTSTLAFNTDYYINIDATAIKDLANNNFAGISDKTTWNFTSRLASTAATVTSADYTVTDGPTWTISNIPSSVSVATFEGKLTPAAGATIATFEADGTTPATGTVLNGYKLKVTAENGTTTNTYSLVVTPALSAATSNNDVDHSFDITFTDDAAWRAAITAVKDDATTLTLTTDYTIASGTLTLIPASTNSLKVSGSRTITVVATGYADATVTQIIKPGVFTHATISNAPAMGLGVTSTVTLTAKDQFENLVSGYIFKYDVTITNTTVTTAESYTIDGIARTASISDIPVTATNASGVATFDIAVPGVVDGDDGISVQVQLNDGTTNLGSALSYIAPTAPTAVISPTTISEHSLEGAVVNITLQNATFVGTFDKANFTINAPAGLSVASVASVDATHANLTLTYDDANNDFDSDFTTFNVKILAAELSSAVDLTSNDITLTATVEVAPTVTTDASIASNGVTTATWGGNVSATGGEAVTVKGLCWGLTTLPTTANNITTEAAGTGTITGSMTGLLPNTLYYVRAYATNSVGTEYGVEKSFTTYSDEPTNQVNTFAVTPNGTDLVISWVNNNGAVVPTHYLIKASTTNNVTDPVDFTTVPSDQLVIGDNNGVKVCLASETSFTWTGLPASTPYYFKIYALAKNVDNIPNYNTTSAPAANATTNSAAKDITATTIGTLDAANKKITGIPSTTTVTALKAAITVSANATFDVLVATGGAPATGTSTVTNTMVIKVTAQNLTSQEYTITTVIATTIVDNLAALIALPANTPVKYTGKATITYMRTSRNQKYIQDATGAVLIDDPTTAPGFITGTYAVGDGITNIEGKIVLYYGLVELTPTVQTGATCTGNPVITPEVKTLANLTTADQSKLVKVENFTFTNPATEGDASGNFAASKNYTISDGVARDTICQFRTAFSEANYITTAIPTTPKSANVLVVMYKKNNFSKVVMQIVARNLADFLSTGIDDNLNSSLSIYPNPFSNEIRFEGSQSIKRVVITSITGQVLKNVEIGQVNFVNTQDLPRGMYLVTFMNSKGEKTTQKMVKQ, encoded by the coding sequence ATGAAATTTAAACATTTACTCAAAACTACAGCTCTCACACTCTTGCTAATTATTGCAGGGAAAGTTGGTTGGGGGCAAGCAATTCTTACTGAAACCTTTAGTTATGCTACACCAGCTTATATTGGTGGCAATGGAGCTGTTGGAACATCATCAAATGGATGGACCACTCATAGTATTACAACAGGTCAAACAACCACTGTTGATATTAACGATGTCAGTTTATCTTATACTGGATTGGTTGCTTCAACTGGAAATAAAGTTTATTTATTTAGTAATGCAAATGCGACATCTAGGGATATAAATACTGCTTTTACATCTACAGCTACCACCTTGTATTTTTCTGCCCTTGCAAACATTGTAGACAATTCCCAAATTAACACTACTGGTGATTATTTCATGAGTTTCGGAGCAAGTTCAGGTAGCTCAGCAGGAAGTTTGGGAGGTCGACTTGGGGCAAAATCTGTCAACGGCGGCTTAAATTTTAGATTTGTTATTCAAAATACGTCAGGTGGAACACCAACATGGACCGACAATGGTTCTGATCTTTCTTTTGGAACAACATATTTAGTTGTTGTAAAGTATGACAGAACTGCAATCCCAACGGCTGCTACAATGTGGGTTAATCCTGCAACCTTAGGTAGCACAGAGCCTGCTGGCTCTGTGTCAAACAATTCAGGAACAAGCACGGTTACTACATTAGGTTCAGTATGTCTTAGGAATTCAGCGACAACGCCTAAAGTTGAGATTGACGAAATTCGAGTAGGAACAACATTTGCAGATGTAACTCCCGTTCCAGATGTTACACCTCCAACCCTATCCTCAACAACACCTGCTGATGAGGCTACTGGAATAGCTCTTAACCTCTCATCTTTGAGTTTAACTTTTTCAGAAGATATCGCTAAAGGAACAGGTAATATAGTAGTTAAAAAAGTATCTGATGATTCTGTTATTGAAACCATTGATGTTACTACCGGTGCTGTGGCTATTAGTAATAGCACCGCAACTGTAACTCTAACTAGCACTCTTGCATTCAATACTGACTACTACATTAACATTGATGCAACTGCTATTAAAGATTTAGCAAATAACAATTTTGCAGGTATTAGCGATAAAACAACTTGGAATTTCACCTCACGCTTAGCATCTACAGCTGCTACAGTTACTTCAGCAGATTACACCGTAACCGATGGTCCAACATGGACAATTTCCAATATTCCAAGTAGCGTATCTGTTGCAACATTCGAAGGAAAACTTACCCCTGCAGCAGGTGCAACTATTGCAACCTTTGAGGCTGATGGCACAACACCAGCTACTGGTACTGTTTTAAATGGCTATAAACTAAAGGTTACTGCTGAGAATGGTACTACTACAAACACTTACAGCCTAGTAGTAACCCCTGCTTTAAGTGCTGCAACTAGCAATAATGATGTTGATCACAGTTTTGATATCACCTTTACCGATGATGCAGCATGGCGTGCAGCCATTACTGCTGTTAAAGATGATGCTACAACCTTAACTTTAACAACCGACTATACCATTGCATCGGGAACATTAACACTTATCCCAGCATCAACCAATAGCCTTAAGGTATCAGGTTCCAGAACAATTACGGTTGTTGCAACTGGCTATGCTGATGCTACTGTTACACAGATAATCAAACCGGGCGTTTTTACCCATGCAACTATATCCAATGCTCCTGCAATGGGCCTTGGCGTAACATCTACAGTTACCTTAACTGCAAAGGATCAGTTCGAAAACCTTGTATCTGGCTACATATTTAAATACGATGTTACCATTACAAACACAACTGTTACTACAGCAGAATCTTATACAATTGATGGAATTGCAAGAACTGCAAGCATCTCAGACATACCTGTTACCGCTACTAATGCTTCAGGTGTAGCTACCTTTGACATAGCTGTTCCTGGTGTTGTTGATGGTGATGATGGTATTTCAGTTCAGGTTCAGCTGAACGATGGAACAACAAACCTTGGTAGTGCATTATCTTATATAGCACCCACAGCTCCAACTGCAGTTATTTCTCCTACAACTATTTCAGAGCATTCACTTGAAGGTGCTGTCGTTAACATTACATTACAAAATGCTACTTTCGTAGGTACTTTTGATAAAGCCAATTTTACAATAAATGCACCAGCTGGTCTTAGTGTAGCATCCGTTGCTTCTGTTGATGCAACCCATGCAAATCTAACACTTACCTATGATGATGCGAATAATGATTTTGATTCTGATTTTACTACTTTCAACGTTAAAATCCTCGCAGCAGAATTATCAAGTGCAGTAGATCTAACCAGCAATGATATTACGCTTACTGCTACTGTTGAAGTTGCTCCAACCGTAACTACAGATGCTTCAATTGCATCAAATGGTGTAACTACAGCCACATGGGGTGGAAACGTTTCTGCAACTGGTGGTGAGGCTGTAACCGTAAAAGGTTTATGCTGGGGTTTAACTACTTTACCTACTACAGCAAATAATATAACAACGGAAGCAGCAGGTACTGGTACAATCACAGGTAGCATGACAGGATTATTACCAAACACTCTATATTACGTTAGAGCTTATGCAACCAACTCTGTAGGTACTGAATACGGTGTTGAAAAATCATTCACTACCTATAGTGATGAACCAACTAATCAGGTTAATACTTTTGCAGTAACTCCAAATGGTACTGATTTGGTTATCTCATGGGTAAATAATAATGGAGCAGTTGTACCAACCCATTATCTAATCAAAGCAAGTACAACCAACAATGTTACTGATCCTGTTGATTTTACAACAGTTCCAAGCGATCAACTGGTTATTGGCGATAACAATGGTGTTAAGGTTTGTTTAGCAAGTGAAACCTCATTTACTTGGACAGGTTTGCCAGCAAGCACACCTTACTACTTTAAAATTTATGCTTTAGCTAAGAATGTAGATAATATTCCAAACTATAACACCACAAGTGCTCCTGCTGCAAATGCAACAACAAATAGCGCAGCAAAGGATATTACTGCTACAACTATTGGCACATTAGATGCAGCAAATAAGAAGATTACCGGCATTCCTTCCACAACAACTGTTACTGCATTAAAAGCCGCAATTACAGTTTCTGCAAACGCAACTTTTGATGTTTTGGTTGCTACTGGAGGTGCTCCTGCAACAGGAACAAGTACTGTTACCAATACAATGGTTATTAAGGTTACAGCACAGAATCTTACCAGCCAGGAATATACTATTACAACTGTAATTGCAACTACAATAGTTGACAATTTGGCTGCATTAATTGCATTACCTGCTAATACTCCTGTAAAGTATACTGGCAAAGCCACTATTACTTATATGAGAACATCTCGTAACCAGAAGTACATTCAGGATGCAACTGGAGCAGTTCTTATTGATGATCCAACAACAGCACCGGGTTTCATAACTGGCACCTATGCTGTTGGTGATGGTATTACAAATATTGAGGGTAAAATTGTTCTTTATTACGGATTAGTTGAGTTAACACCAACGGTACAAACTGGTGCAACTTGTACAGGCAATCCAGTAATTACCCCAGAGGTTAAAACATTGGCAAACTTAACTACTGCAGATCAAAGCAAACTTGTTAAGGTTGAGAATTTTACATTCACCAATCCAGCAACTGAAGGCGATGCAAGTGGTAATTTTGCTGCTTCAAAGAACTATACAATTTCCGATGGAGTGGCACGTGATACCATTTGTCAATTCAGAACTGCTTTCTCTGAAGCTAATTACATTACTACTGCAATACCAACTACACCAAAAAGTGCAAATGTTTTAGTTGTAATGTACAAAAAGAATAACTTTTCTAAAGTTGTAATGCAGATTGTTGCACGTAACCTAGCAGACTTCCTCTCAACTGGAATTGATGATAACCTTAATTCTAGCCTAAGCATTTATCCTAACCCATTCAGCAACGAGATCAGATTTGAAGGCTCACAAAGCATAAAACGCGTTGTAATAACCAGCATTACTGGTCAGGTTCTTAAGAACGTTGAAATTGGTCAGGTTAATTTTGTAAATACTCAGGATTTACCAAGGGGTATGTACCTTGTAACCTTTATGAATAGTAAAGGCGAAAAAACAACCCAGAAGATGGTTAAGCAATAG
- a CDS encoding ComEC/Rec2 family competence protein — protein MSLPISIKEVPFFKLILPFIAGIACQYGFEIFSYSLWNYAFLIFLLGVVLTTFLLASNWMYRWVFGIAIYFFIFFTGVILTIKQPTTNKLLTNSSNRAIIYLLDSPQLRTKSIRAQVEVKYIQSDNSWWATNEKMLVYFSIGDSLAANLTYGSVLAVELNPQPIAQSGNPYQFDYKKYLSDRGVNYTAYLKPGKWVLLENQGVAIKKSALFLRNKLVSLFRTNGLSNDELAVASALTLGYQDLLDDELRQVYSSSGAMHILSVSGLHIGILYVLLSFLLTFLDKRVVTRAIKALILLAFLWFFSLLTGLPPCVQRSALMFSFLVIGDFFERKSNIYNTLAASVFVLLVINPYNLLDIGFQLSYLAVISIVFFYPYVYKIIYVKNWALEKVWSLIAVSIAAQLGTFSISLFYFSQFPNYFLLANLVAIPLSTIALYLSVLLMIVSPIPAIAGFVGKIFSLTISLLNHSLEYIEKLPYSVSEGLHISAPQMLSIFGIILFLSIYVISKRVKYIFVSLLLLFVFLGLRLNIYIDKSEAKELVVYNINKKSLVSFRASEKLMFIDVDTSSEQFSDKYNFYVKGYISAVGSVNEYDVINPELKAKASNDDSFVKTTNHQGVTIIAFCDKTIAIPFKPDLDKMVSKGRLDVDYLVINKYYPYKILDFFKPKMIIIDSSVSKQALATITQKCKLDGTPFYITSSQGAFVLKSKGG, from the coding sequence ATGAGTTTACCAATCAGCATAAAAGAAGTCCCTTTCTTTAAGTTAATATTGCCGTTTATTGCAGGTATTGCTTGCCAGTATGGGTTTGAGATATTTTCATATTCGCTATGGAATTATGCTTTCCTCATATTCCTATTAGGAGTAGTTCTCACAACCTTTTTGTTAGCATCCAATTGGATGTATCGTTGGGTTTTTGGAATAGCAATTTATTTCTTCATATTCTTCACAGGAGTTATTCTTACTATAAAACAACCAACCACCAATAAACTCTTGACCAATAGCAGTAATCGAGCAATAATTTACCTGCTCGATAGCCCTCAGCTAAGAACAAAATCGATTAGAGCTCAGGTTGAGGTAAAATACATACAAAGCGATAATAGCTGGTGGGCTACCAATGAAAAAATGCTTGTTTACTTTAGCATTGGCGATAGTTTGGCTGCAAATCTCACCTATGGCTCAGTATTGGCAGTGGAATTAAACCCACAGCCAATAGCACAATCGGGAAACCCTTACCAGTTCGATTATAAAAAATATTTATCCGATAGGGGAGTTAATTATACTGCATATTTAAAGCCTGGGAAATGGGTACTGCTCGAAAATCAAGGGGTAGCAATTAAAAAAAGCGCATTGTTTTTGCGCAATAAACTAGTCTCGTTATTCAGAACCAATGGTTTATCCAACGATGAGCTTGCAGTTGCATCGGCATTAACACTGGGTTATCAGGATCTGCTTGATGATGAGCTAAGGCAGGTATATTCCAGCTCAGGGGCAATGCACATACTCTCGGTATCGGGGTTGCATATTGGGATTCTCTACGTGCTACTATCGTTTCTACTTACATTCCTAGATAAAAGGGTTGTTACACGAGCAATTAAAGCCCTTATTCTACTCGCTTTTTTGTGGTTTTTCTCCCTTTTAACCGGCTTACCGCCATGTGTCCAGCGTTCTGCTTTAATGTTCTCGTTTTTGGTGATAGGAGATTTTTTCGAGCGAAAATCGAATATCTACAATACACTTGCTGCATCGGTATTTGTGCTACTTGTTATCAACCCCTATAATTTGCTTGATATTGGATTTCAACTTTCGTACCTAGCAGTAATTTCCATCGTTTTTTTCTACCCATACGTTTACAAAATAATCTATGTCAAAAATTGGGCATTAGAAAAAGTATGGTCATTAATTGCAGTATCCATTGCTGCCCAGCTGGGAACTTTTTCCATAAGCCTATTCTACTTCAGCCAATTCCCAAACTATTTCCTTCTGGCCAACCTAGTTGCAATCCCACTATCAACCATTGCCTTATACCTATCTGTTTTATTGATGATAGTTTCACCAATTCCAGCAATTGCGGGGTTTGTTGGAAAAATCTTTTCACTCACAATTAGCTTGCTCAATCATAGCCTTGAGTATATCGAGAAACTTCCATATTCAGTATCGGAAGGCCTTCATATATCGGCACCACAAATGCTTTCTATTTTTGGAATAATACTCTTCCTATCAATCTATGTAATCTCAAAAAGGGTTAAATACATCTTTGTATCACTTCTACTATTATTTGTATTTCTGGGCCTGAGGCTAAACATTTATATTGATAAATCGGAAGCAAAGGAGCTAGTAGTTTATAACATCAACAAAAAATCGTTGGTTAGCTTTAGGGCAAGTGAAAAATTGATGTTTATTGATGTTGATACATCAAGTGAACAATTCTCCGATAAGTATAACTTCTATGTTAAAGGCTATATCTCAGCAGTAGGATCTGTAAATGAGTACGATGTAATTAACCCCGAACTAAAGGCAAAAGCAAGCAATGATGATTCATTTGTAAAAACCACAAATCACCAAGGGGTTACAATAATCGCATTTTGCGATAAAACAATTGCAATCCCCTTCAAACCCGATCTTGACAAAATGGTTAGCAAAGGCAGGTTAGATGTTGATTATTTGGTAATCAACAAATACTATCCTTATAAAATACTAGATTTCTTTAAACCCAAGATGATAATAATCGACTCATCAGTCTCAAAGCAAGCACTTGCCACCATTACCCAAAAGTGTAAACTCGATGGAACACCCTTTTACATCACATCCTCACAGGGTGCATTTGTGCTAAAATCAAAGGGAGGGTGA
- the def gene encoding peptide deformylase, with translation MIRPVYIYGSPILRKVAVNIDSTYPDLKQIIEDMFETMHHSDGIGLAAPQIGLSIRLIVIDASPLEEDEATMKDFKKVLINAKIIERFGEKKLYKEGCLSIPNLREEVEREESIRIQYLDENFIPHDEVFDGIPARIAQHEYDHLEGMLFPDRISALRRKLLTGKLMSISKGKFDVDYKYKLAK, from the coding sequence ATGATTCGTCCTGTTTATATCTATGGTTCTCCGATTCTTCGAAAAGTCGCAGTAAATATCGATTCAACATACCCAGATTTAAAGCAGATTATTGAAGATATGTTCGAAACAATGCACCATTCCGATGGAATTGGACTGGCTGCTCCTCAAATTGGCTTATCAATACGATTGATTGTTATAGACGCCTCACCACTTGAAGAGGATGAAGCAACAATGAAAGACTTTAAAAAAGTGCTTATCAATGCTAAAATTATTGAGCGATTTGGTGAGAAAAAGCTATATAAAGAGGGCTGTTTGAGTATCCCAAACCTCCGCGAAGAGGTTGAACGTGAGGAAAGTATTCGAATTCAATACCTCGATGAAAATTTCATTCCACATGATGAGGTTTTCGATGGAATCCCTGCTCGGATTGCTCAGCATGAGTACGATCATCTTGAAGGTATGCTTTTCCCTGATCGTATCTCGGCCTTACGTCGTAAGCTACTTACTGGCAAACTAATGTCTATCTCTAAGGGTAAATTTGATGTTGACTACAAATATAAGCTTGCTAAGTAG
- the ruvX gene encoding Holliday junction resolvase RuvX, translating to MGRILALDIGRKRTGVAVTDPLRIIANGIDTIPTHTVIEFLSEYFSKESVDTIVIGYPRQMNNQLSEAVTYIQPVINRIKKVFPNMIIELVDERFTSKIAFQTMIDGGVKKKDRQNKALVDTISATIILQSYMEGRNFKK from the coding sequence ATGGGAAGAATTTTGGCACTTGATATTGGGAGAAAACGTACAGGAGTTGCTGTAACCGATCCATTAAGAATAATTGCCAATGGTATTGACACAATACCCACCCATACTGTAATTGAGTTTTTATCAGAATATTTTAGTAAAGAGAGTGTTGACACAATAGTAATTGGTTATCCACGGCAGATGAACAATCAGTTGTCCGAAGCTGTTACTTACATTCAACCGGTAATTAATCGGATTAAAAAAGTTTTTCCAAACATGATCATTGAGCTTGTTGATGAGAGATTTACTTCAAAAATAGCTTTTCAAACTATGATTGATGGTGGTGTAAAGAAAAAGGATAGACAAAATAAGGCTCTTGTTGATACAATAAGCGCCACAATAATATTGCAGTCCTATATGGAAGGCAGGAACTTTAAAAAATAA
- a CDS encoding response regulator transcription factor: MLKALLVDDEIASIRSLQILLSQFCPQVEVIGVARSVDEALEHVVRLKPDLIFLDIEMPNGTGFDFLEKCTTCNFDIIFITAHNNYAIRAFKYSAIDYILKPIEIEELTKAVEKVYELKKNNFNSQNKYNALFDNLKEIIPQKLVVAANGEYIYVDLREVLFFEVAKEKLIVHLENGSNLSIDETINTMEESLNERNFFRVNHNILVNIQKVQKIVKTGNGSVVLIDGTLLALNPLKKDDLISRLTERNIHYS, translated from the coding sequence ATGCTGAAAGCATTACTGGTTGACGATGAAATTGCATCAATAAGATCACTTCAGATACTTTTAAGCCAATTTTGCCCTCAAGTTGAGGTAATTGGTGTTGCTCGGTCGGTAGACGAAGCCCTTGAACATGTTGTAAGGTTAAAACCTGATCTTATTTTTTTGGATATTGAAATGCCCAACGGAACAGGTTTTGACTTTCTGGAAAAATGTACCACATGTAATTTTGATATAATATTTATTACAGCTCATAACAACTATGCTATTAGAGCCTTTAAGTATAGTGCCATTGACTATATTCTAAAGCCAATTGAAATTGAGGAGCTAACTAAAGCCGTTGAGAAAGTTTATGAGTTGAAAAAAAATAACTTCAATAGTCAAAATAAATACAATGCTCTTTTTGACAATCTCAAAGAAATAATACCACAAAAATTAGTTGTTGCTGCAAACGGAGAATATATATATGTTGATTTAAGAGAAGTTCTTTTCTTTGAAGTCGCCAAAGAAAAGTTAATTGTTCACTTAGAAAATGGATCAAACCTTAGTATTGATGAAACAATTAACACAATGGAAGAATCGCTAAACGAAAGAAATTTCTTTAGAGTAAATCATAATATTTTAGTGAATATACAAAAGGTTCAAAAAATTGTTAAAACAGGAAATGGGAGCGTAGTACTTATTGATGGAACACTTTTAGCATTAAACCCTTTAAAGAAGGACGATCTAATTTCGAGATTAACGGAAAGAAATATTCACTACTCTTAG